The sequence ggcggcaggggggtgcggcgaggcgcccagggctgggatagggggcagccaaaatattttttgcttggggtggcaaaaaacctagagccggccctgatctatACCAACTCCTTCCAACACCCTTGAAGGTAGGAGACTTGATGGGGGTATGGTGAGAGTGCTGCTGTACTCTGACAATTTCCAGAAGTGAATGTAGTAATGATTCTGTTTGGTGcatgaagggttaaaatccatgtgcatgttatataacaacctggtatatatggattgtgccagctctttttcagacccgaagtccagagtttggtctggagaccagaggcctaactaatagtgatcagctaagagaaagctggggtaaacaaaataacattgcctttactaagatctgcttggtcagtagaaatgccagatgttgaagcaataactgaataattatgtttcatccaatgtttcaaattgaacaaaggatccctgttcctattgtgtttctcctgaagggaaaacagtcttcccacagatccaaccttgagtttatgaaatattggcacatgtcactataatgatatggcacccttccacctcccttccaagggaccaatgccctgccttaagacataaagaagacaatctctatttccatatgctttcactgtttctttgctttatcccctagacaCGTACCTGTCGGACAATAAAAGGAgttactccattcctatggaccccaaatcagaattcaacatatatattttatactaataacattttatcaaagtattaatcaaatgttaattttctaacttgagaccatgggcggagacattgtgtaaccttttaaccattggctattgtgctatcttgtcttgctgcaaaacctgtcccggggtgtggaactgcctaccccgtcactttcccccgcccatggaaaatctatatatttcattgtaatcaattaattgacagtgtctctgagcctaataagccaggtgacactccgccagcgctgtgtgtaataaacccctatgctttgacctctacacggtgtggatttatgtccttcagtgCACCTCACCTTTACTTGTAAGTCTGCCTGCCTGCTAGAGAATTCCCATTGGAGGTTCCTACATGGTTAGGGACACACATGctgctttgtatttttttattaattgaaaatCAAAATAATCTAGACTCAAAGTGGACACTCTGAAACATCTGTGTATGGAAAGGCCATATTCCCCATCCTTTACCTCCATCATGCCAACGGACTCTGTGCATTTCAGATATCTTCAAGGCAATCAGATCAGCAGAAGGAAAATATCATACAGGTGGAAAATTTCTTACATTGATTCAATAGAGGAGTGCATACAACAAATAGTTCCATGAGCTACAAAACAATAACAATGCTTGATTGCTGTAATCTTTGTAGACAACTTCATGTGATATTATATGAATAAAAATGTCCCTCCTGTTCATACTGTATCAGTCTCATAAAGGTTCATTTTCAAATCATAAGGATAGTTAAACAAGGCAAAATCCATCTGGTACAGCTTCTTGATCTCTTCAATTTGCTCTGAGCTCAGCTTTCTGAGATATTCTAAAGTGATATCATCACTAGTACGTTTCTCTGAGCTATATGCCTTAAAGTTAGGGTAGTGCAGATCCTCTGGAGCTCCAATGTTCCTGAGAACATGTTCAGAGTCTTGCTCCAACGTTTCAAACTTCCCCATGATGTCATAGTGAATGTTGCAAGGATCACAGAGTAGAAACATTGGTTTCCAGTGAACATCCAAATGTTCTTGGTTTTTTGTCAGAATAAACTTAACAAACTCCTGGAAAGTCACCTTTTCAGttgaattttcatttttcctGCACATGGCCTTGATCTCATTTGCCACGGTGATACTATAGTATGGCTCAGAGTGCAGAAGCTTGTCTCTGTAAGCTGAAACCAACCGTTCCAGGGGATCTCTGGTGAACATCACTTTGGTGTAACTGGTCAGTAATTTCTCCTGGTAGTCAGAAGGGTAAGAACTCAGCCTCTTTATCAGTGGGGTTTGGTGGATGAGATCATGGTCGACTTCATTAGCCTTTCTGCTTAGGTTCAATGTGAGGAGAAGGATGATTTTCTTCCAATTGGAGCAGCCCACCTTGGGCACCTCACAGTAGATGAACTTGTGGTTATGTTCCACAAAGATCCGTGTTGCAACATCATGTTTCAGTTTGCTTTGTGAATGAGAGAGGTTGTTCATCAGGCAGGTGGAGTTCAGTGTGTCTTTGCGATAGACTTGACTCATCAGCCAATCTTCCTTAGGAACTGGAAGAGACGATGTGTGCAAGAAAGGAAGATACACCATCAGTGTAAAGTAACTTCACGGAATTCTCTTTTCATTTGGGAAATCACAGAACTCAAATTAACCCCTTGAGGAACTAAAATTGCAGCTCAGGATTAACACAAATCTCTAGTTCACTGTCACTTGTCTACACTATTACAGGCGTGCAACACAAGCTACCGTGATTATTAAAAGGCTTGTTAGGAGAACCTGGGAAATGAATGGCAGGAGGATtctatttatatattatttactCACCCATCACTTTTGTTTGCCACCTGTAGAATACTCCAGAAAGAAGGCTTCCAAGAATGAAAATTAGGACAAGGAAAATGAACACCTTCCGGAGCACCTTGTCCACCATTTTTTCCCAGGAAGGAGAAGGATCTGGCCTTTGTGTAAGGAATCTGTCTTCCTAGCTACAAGAAAATGAGACAGTTTATTGTATGAATTTTGCTACAAAAATATCACATGCTACACAGAGTATAAGAGATCAGAGTCAGTGAGGTGCAGGAATGTGCTGTGgagggaacataagaatggccctactgggtcaaaccaaaggtccatctagccagtaccctgttttccgacagtggccagtgccaggtgccccagagggaatgaacagaacaggtaatcatcaagtgatccatcccctgttgctcattcccagcttctggcaaacagaggctagggacaactggctaatggccattgattgaccaatcctccatgaacttatctagttcttttttgaaccccgttatggtcttggccttcacaacatcctctggcaaggagttccacaggttgactgtgcattgtgtgaagaaatacttcattttatttgttttaaacctgctgcgtattaatttcacttggtgacccctagttcttgtgttatgagaagtagtaaaaaacacttccttatctactttctctataccagtcatgattttatagacctcaatcatatctccccttagctgtctcttttccaagctgaaaagtcccagtcttattaatctctcctcatacggaagccgttccatacccctaatttttgttgcctttttctgaacctttttcaattccaacatatcttttttgagatggggcaaccacatctgcacatagtattcaagatgtgggtgtaccatggttttatatagaggcaacatgatattttctgtcctattatctatccctttcttaattattcccagcattctgtttgcttttttgactgctgctgcacattgagtggatgttttcagagaactatccacaatgacgccaagatctttcttgagtgataacagctcatttaaaccccatcattttatatgtatagttgggattaagctttgcatttatcaacagtaaatttcatctgccattttgttgcccagtcacccaattttgagagctcgccgcagtctgcctgggtcttaactatctttaataatt is a genomic window of Malaclemys terrapin pileata isolate rMalTer1 chromosome 4, rMalTer1.hap1, whole genome shotgun sequence containing:
- the LOC128835368 gene encoding carbohydrate sulfotransferase 9-like, with amino-acid sequence MVDKVLRKVFIFLVLIFILGSLLSGVFYRWQTKVMVPKEDWLMSQVYRKDTLNSTCLMNNLSHSQSKLKHDVATRIFVEHNHKFIYCEVPKVGCSNWKKIILLLTLNLSRKANEVDHDLIHQTPLIKRLSSYPSDYQEKLLTSYTKVMFTRDPLERLVSAYRDKLLHSEPYYSITVANEIKAMCRKNENSTEKVTFQEFVKFILTKNQEHLDVHWKPMFLLCDPCNIHYDIMGKFETLEQDSEHVLRNIGAPEDLHYPNFKAYSSEKRTSDDITLEYLRKLSSEQIEEIKKLYQMDFALFNYPYDLKMNLYETDTV